The Porites lutea chromosome 9, jaPorLute2.1, whole genome shotgun sequence sequence ttctttctttattttcatttatttgcagAGATTCCAGTTTTCAAGGGAATATTTGGGATTGTTATTTGCTGAAGACAGCTGTCATTACCTTCTCTTCAGTGTTATGTTTATCAGCTCTCATCCAGTTACAAGTATCCTTTTTATTTAATTCAGAAAAGAgataaagttgaaaaaagatGCTTGCAGCTAAGTTGTATTAATTTGTCCTCCTTTTTAGGTCCAAGTGTGACTTTGGTTTTAACACATTTCCAGTTCACTACATAATGGGTACCTGGAAAAACACATCAGTTACTAGTATTAATCTTTCagattttcctttcaaattttgttgtgttttgatGAGGGAATCTGACATAACATAACAAACATGATGCCCAAATTTTCAGCCTGTCTCTGCTGTCTGGATGTCGGATGAAAGACTAGTGAAAGGATAtagcttttcaaaattatttgaaagATTTTTGGCAATTAATATTAATGGATCCAAACCACCATCATAGAAaggatttcctttgtttcttttcatgAAGTGTTGATGAGttaaaaaacagaaatatcAAGGGTAAGTTAAGCAACATGTTTCATGCAGCCCTTGAATTGGTTAGCTGAGACACTGACGTCTGactgtttttataaaattttacatTCTTATCTCAGTTTTTCCTTGACAACACATTTCTTCTGCAGTTATCTTAATTCCTGTTGCATTGTTTGCTCTTCTCCATACTGTGTCATTTACTAAAAAGTTACTAGATGTAAGTGGATTTACCATTTACCCTATAAATTCAGAGAGACAGAACTCATCACTCTTGATTCTTCTGGAAGATTTttcctagcctgttccaagcctGAAGATATTAGGGAAGGCAAATTAAGAATACTAGAGTAAAAGTTATGTGGTCGCTGAAGAGAGACGATGCTTGCTCGCTTTTTCACCACTCATTTGCTTTTTTGCTCGTCTGCACTGACTGAATTATGCAGTACAATGACCCACACTTAACTCTTTTGTTGAGAATGTTTTCCTACCACCTCCCCTATAAGGATGCTTTGGGGACAAGAAGGAAAATTTGGgaatttaagagaaaaaaaaacctttctagAGTTTGCAGTAAAGAAGAGTGGTTGCAAGATCTTCCCTTTTAGTAATATAAGTTATTTTTacattatataatttttttactttaatagATTCTTGGAAGTGGTGGTATGCTAAACATGTCACTTGTGAGGTAAAAACTCCTTTTTGTGTTTAAATTTAGTGTCCTTAATTTGGCCAATCAGGTTCAATTTTCCTTCTTTCATTGACCAGTCCTCAAAGATAGAGTCAATACTCAAAGAATTACTGGAGAGGCGTCAGTTTAAGAGAAGTGTCCATTATCAGAGATCTTTGTGCATTCATCATTTCACAAGACTGGGGCAAAGAAACAAATCTGAGTTCCAAATCTCACAAGTCCAGCTGGGTGCTCTGTGCTCTGACCACTGAGCTATGGAAGAGCTTTGCATCATTCTTGTTATTTTTGTCTGTAGGTCAGCTCAAACAGCTATTCAGAAAGTACAGACGCATCAGCAAGGACTTCTGAGGTTCATTGCCTGTACAGAGATCATGTTAATGCCTGCTGTTGTTTTAATGATGTTGAGGTAGGTATGTCATTGTTTGAAGAAGCTCTGCTGGGGTAAAATTCCAGCAGGCGACATGACCTTGAAATAGGACGTAAGACTAGATGAAATGGCAAATATAAATGACATAAAGGTAAATTGAATACCGACAGGGACATGGCCTAACTCCTCAAAAGTGAAATGACCATTTTTGACATTCATACAAGGGACATATGTAccaacccccgcccccccccccccaaccacaCAAGGGGGCCCCTTTTAAGCACTTGCCACTGGCTGGTCTGTGGTGTTACCGCTGTTAAGTCAAGTCATTCAATTGcgtatttttaacaaattttgatTGCTATGAAAGTTTATGGTGCTGCTGCTATGTTTGTTATTCTAAATAGTGATGAAATTTGATGAAGAAGACTACGGATCAAtctaggtttctgggaaactgcctacctaaccctcccctaagccaacattttgccctaagtcagaagtaagtgataatgctggcttaggggaggggtaggtgggcagcttCCCAGTTTTCctacttcttttttttcgtttcagtgGTCAAGTCGGCATTATCATTCCATTTGTTTACTATCGATTTCTTGGACTCAGATATGCGTCCAGACGAAACCCTTACACCAGGTTTGTAGATGACATGAAAATAATAGAGTAATAATGCAAGTGTTGTTTACAGGGGCCCATTAAATGTATTATccaatcagattacaggaaaTGTTTAAAATGGCCTGGAAGTCACTGTAGTAAACCCTATAATAACATTGCTTGCGATTAGTTAGCAATTATGTGCATACAGTTTTGATCATTCAGACTCGAGTTAAAAAGCTGTTGATTTTTTCTGCAGGCATCTATTTGGTGAACTAAGGCAATCAGTTCAACAGCTTGTAAGTCATCCTCGCTGTCCTGGTTTCTTACATTCGCTGGTGTTCAGAGTCACTGCCTTCATTGCAAATCTGGCTCCTCCAGTGATGACAGCACCACCACCTCAGGCTTCTTCATAATcttgaaaataatataatacatgtattattgaaTAAGCTGTTCCTTAAATATTCATCAACTAAGTTAAGGATGCTTTCAATTATTAGTCAGAAGTGGCTGGTCAGGTCCGCGGCCAGTCACTATTTTTTAGGACTGTCCAGCACCAGATCAGTCTATTTCTAAAAAAGTAGGCAGGTCAGTAATTTCTTTTTGTCTGGCCAGTCAGTCTGACTATTGAAGCTTCCTAACTGATAAAATCATTGAAAAATAAGAAGGCATTATGCACTTGCCTTGATTTTGCAGGTTGTAAATGATGTAGTACAATACTTGGttacatttttttacattttgtgtACACTGTAAATGGCCTGCCGAATGGTTAATATGGAAGTTACTCTCCAAATTATTGTCAATGTTGTGGTTAGTGTTATCCTTAAATCAAATTGTTCTTCCCTTGTTTGAAAGTCATCATTGGTATTATAAGTAACTTTGCCCAAAGAGAAAGGGAAATAATATTCGAgtcaaggataaaattgaaccaccaCGTCCACAAAAATTGTCCAACAGTGTCAGAGTTTTAAGATAGGAACATTGTCATAAACAGCATTTTTAGTTCATAGTGTTGAAATGAATGCTATGTCTTTTGTTCTTGTAAACATTCTGAGTAAactaataaataatttatttatcagTCCAAATCATTAGCAATGTCCTAACCCATGTTAATGCTACCACCCAATGTAAAGCATCTCTACAGTACTGGGTAGGAGAATAATTTTCACCCAGGAAGTTTCAGCCTGCTAAAGGATCTTTGTGGATAAcattttatttggtttttaCCCTTTCTCCAGCTGTGTTTTATTTGAAATGACAAATGTAGTTGTTATTATTTATACATGCTGTATTTGAAAGTTTCATTAAATAGAAAACagatttgaaaacattttccttaTTTTGAGATCTCAAAAACAGGTTGTAtaaatttttttccatattaTGGTATTGAATTCTTTAGCCTGTGTGGCTGGTGGTTTTTTGGGTGAGATTTTCATTTGTAGATCATATTTATACAGCCCCACAaggtcaaacaaaaaaaaaacgatgcctTCTCTCCTTGCCCCTCCCCTGCCCcccattttttttctggttcGACCTCAGTTCAGCTTTCGTGTGGTTTATCTCTTACTTTATgaaccacaaaagaaaaaacaaacaaaaaaaaaaacccaccagctatgcaggctatgAACTCTAAGACAAAAGTAAAACTTAAACttgtaatgagaatttcaaGCTAAATGAAGCTTTAGGCAGACCATAGCTTGCaccattgttttgtttttctttttgctgtaAGAGTACTTATTCTTTAAGTGTTTTgtattaaattcatttttaacctCAACCTCACCCAAACTTGATTCTCCTGACTGGATTTTGGAGTTTTTAAGGTGGAACTCACTGACCCAGAGAGTAAGGGGTGATCACTGTTTAAAAACCCCTATCTTTTCATTGGCAAGTTCAACAAACCTGTTAGAAACAATACCAACACAACTCAGTGGAGGGAATAAAGGTAATAGATAAATAAGGGTTAATATGTGGAGGTTACTGTGGGTGACAAAATGACTTGAAGATTTCCTATGCAACACAACAGTACAAAAGGACTGCCAATCACTTTGCTGTAATCTGTGGA is a genomic window containing:
- the LOC140947565 gene encoding transmembrane protein 33-like, which gives rise to MPPQENETADTATSSQTESDTSPPASPNWAALRRYLLDNKIDSALWLTRVFTIISAILYLLPFFSPMFSYNCYKRALISSAATSALRLHQRLPRFQFSREYLGLLFAEDSCHYLLFSVMFISSHPVTIILIPVALFALLHTVSFTKKLLDILGSGGMLNMSLVRSAQTAIQKVQTHQQGLLRFIACTEIMLMPAVVLMMLSGQVGIIIPFVYYRFLGLRYASRRNPYTRHLFGELRQSVQQLVSHPRCPGFLHSLVFRVTAFIANLAPPVMTAPPPQASS